The Carassius carassius chromosome 34, fCarCar2.1, whole genome shotgun sequence genome has a segment encoding these proteins:
- the LOC132115189 gene encoding prokineticin-1-like, protein MSRVLILSVLLLSLSWCRCAVITGACDRDVQCGVGLCCAVSLWLRGLRMCTPQGLEGDECHPYSHKVPFPGKRQHHTCPCLPHLVCTRYSDNRYRCTSDFKNIDF, encoded by the exons ATGAGCAGGGTGTTGATTCTGTCTGTGCTCCTGCTGTCCCTGAGCTGGTGCAGATGTGCCGTCATCACAGGG GCATGTGACAGAGATGTGCAGTGTGGTGTGGGTCTGTGCTGTGCTGTGAGTCTATGGCTCAGAGGCCTGCGTATGTGCACACCACAGGGACTGGAAGGAGACGAATGTCACCCTTACAGCCACAAG GTTCCTTTCCCTGGAAAGAGACAACATCACACTTGCCCCTGTCTGCCTCATCTGGTGTGCACCAGGTACAGCGACAACAGATATCGCTGTACCAGCGACTTCAAAAACATAGACTTTTAA
- the LOC132114593 gene encoding uncharacterized protein LOC132114593 isoform X2 has translation MKLIFFLLVLLKSGMNSTEGLSVLYSSERIILNYLFNPSHQSLERSCCKVNQSTCYLFVNNKGQFTPMYQGRIFITNNNGEFEVIITDLSVMDAGKYGCGFSGFSYTYQFVEVTVSDLSGVNTAALSPKSNIKPDVWPSSSPSAPTVSESDAETLSDSWRTSYSLAAVFSGLVFAVISMILLVYCLKTRRKEFTDKSEICGSPNTTLEQDGIIYSMVEFKPHQDPSELYANLQIHSPKDANASSSCTVTVKETVEYSTIMRTSA, from the exons ATGAagctgattttctttcttcttgtcCTCTTGAAAAGCG GAATGAATTCAACAGAAGGACTCAGTGTGCTTTATTCATCAGagagaattattttaaattatttatttaacccATCCCATCAAAGTCTTGAAAGATCTTGCTGTAAGGTAAATCAGTCAACGTGCTACCTCTTTGTGAATAATAAAGGACAATTTACCCCCATGTATCAAGGAAGAATATTCATCACAAATAATAATGGAGAATTTGAAGTAATAATTACAGATCTGAGTGTAATGGATGCTGGCAAGTACGGATGTGGTTTCAGTGGGTTCTCTTACACATATCAGTTTGTGGAAGTCACCGTTTCTG ATCTGAGTGGAGTAAACACCGCTGCTCTCTCGCCAAAATCCAACATTAAACCAGACGTCTGGCCGTCTTCTTCTCCCTCTGCACCCACCGTTTCTGAGAGTGACGCAGAGACACTCAG TGACAGCTGGAGAACATCCTACAGTCTAGCTGCTGTTTTTAGTGGTCTGGTGTTTGCTGTCATCTCAATGATACTGCTCGTGTATTGTCTAAAGACCAGGAGGAAAGAATTCACAG ATAAAAGTGAAATCTGTGGTTCTCCTAACACCACCCTG GAGCAGGACGGCATTATCTATTCTATGGTGGAATTTAAGCCCCACCAGGATCCATCTGAACTTTATGCCAATTTGCAGATACACAGCCCAAAAGACGCTAATGCTTCTTCAAGCTGTACAGTCACAGTAAAGGAAACCGTAGAATATTCCACTATTATGAGAACATCAGCATAA
- the LOC132114593 gene encoding uncharacterized protein LOC132114593 isoform X1: MKLIFFLLVLLKSGMNSTEGLSVLYSSERIILNYLFNPSHQSLERSCCKVNQSTCYLFVNNKGQFTPMYQGRIFITNNNGEFEVIITDLSVMDAGKYGCGFSGFSYTYQFVEVTVSDLSGVNTAALSPKSNIKPDVWPSSSPSAPTVSESDAETLSSDSWRTSYSLAAVFSGLVFAVISMILLVYCLKTRRKEFTDKSEICGSPNTTLEQDGIIYSMVEFKPHQDPSELYANLQIHSPKDANASSSCTVTVKETVEYSTIMRTSA; this comes from the exons ATGAagctgattttctttcttcttgtcCTCTTGAAAAGCG GAATGAATTCAACAGAAGGACTCAGTGTGCTTTATTCATCAGagagaattattttaaattatttatttaacccATCCCATCAAAGTCTTGAAAGATCTTGCTGTAAGGTAAATCAGTCAACGTGCTACCTCTTTGTGAATAATAAAGGACAATTTACCCCCATGTATCAAGGAAGAATATTCATCACAAATAATAATGGAGAATTTGAAGTAATAATTACAGATCTGAGTGTAATGGATGCTGGCAAGTACGGATGTGGTTTCAGTGGGTTCTCTTACACATATCAGTTTGTGGAAGTCACCGTTTCTG ATCTGAGTGGAGTAAACACCGCTGCTCTCTCGCCAAAATCCAACATTAAACCAGACGTCTGGCCGTCTTCTTCTCCCTCTGCACCCACCGTTTCTGAGAGTGACGCAGAGACACTCAG CAGTGACAGCTGGAGAACATCCTACAGTCTAGCTGCTGTTTTTAGTGGTCTGGTGTTTGCTGTCATCTCAATGATACTGCTCGTGTATTGTCTAAAGACCAGGAGGAAAGAATTCACAG ATAAAAGTGAAATCTGTGGTTCTCCTAACACCACCCTG GAGCAGGACGGCATTATCTATTCTATGGTGGAATTTAAGCCCCACCAGGATCCATCTGAACTTTATGCCAATTTGCAGATACACAGCCCAAAAGACGCTAATGCTTCTTCAAGCTGTACAGTCACAGTAAAGGAAACCGTAGAATATTCCACTATTATGAGAACATCAGCATAA